From a region of the Salarias fasciatus chromosome 6, fSalaFa1.1, whole genome shotgun sequence genome:
- the LOC115391035 gene encoding uncharacterized protein LOC115391035 isoform X1 has translation MTRAAVTKLLLLVILAFIICLPEFFTLYRVSKVNFLCLPRRTCVPGSQVKKADNGKTGRADVKKKGMCDSFQDADPEEWEQACAQENQNNTASDSPDDRADEKLSWFICETRDMNTGNISSDISSSAPQFQLEVSVELQLSDAETLNLTLFGRSSHNSLRLRPLDEEEEETGDDEGQKEAFFCCRPLLPSSESSNQSRCLLWLTNQTVLTATAKEKLPWKRTQKDEWKCQFRVVWLVLLCVVLLAIVTLVVKQVYRGKRLFRKSQLHPGGFNASPQLNDVQGQIETIAPRGAALHSFEFQSWSGLSPIQEVENQNDMETLLDGNVNHCYTGNLHHRSHSSLPSLTEEQPR, from the exons ATGACAAGAGCAGCGGTGACTAAACTTCTGCTCCTCGTGATCCTCGCCTTCATCATCTGCCTCCCGGAGTTCTTCACCTTGTACAGAG tgTCGAAAGTGAATTTCCTCTGCCTTCCCAGGCGAACCTGCGTGCCAGGGAGTCAGGTGAAAAAGGCAGACAATGGGAAAACTGGAAGAGCAGATGTCAAGAAAAAAGGCATGTGTGATTCTTTCCAGGATGCAGATCCCGAGGAGTGGGAACAAGCCTGTGCTCAGGAAAATCAAAACAACACGGCATCAGACTCTCCAGATGACAGAGCTGATGAAAAACTGAGCTGGTTCATATGTGAAACACGTGACATGAACACAGGAAACATTTCCAGCGACATTTCATCCTCAG CACCACAGTTCCAGCTGGAGGTGTCAGTCGAGCTTCAGCTGAGTGACGCCGAGACCCTGAATCTCACCTTGTTTGGCCGCAGCAGCCACAACTCCTTACGCCTCCGTCCACtcgacgaggaggaagaggagacaggTGACGATGAAGGGCAGAAGGAGGCATTCTTCTGCTGCCGGCCTCTCCTGCCCTCCTCCGAGTCCTCCAATCAAAGTCGCTGTCTCCTTTGGCTCACCAATCAAACCGTTTTGACGGCTACAGCGAAGGAGAagctgccatggaaacggacccAGAAAG ATGAGTGGAAGTGTCAGTTCAGGGTGGTCTGGCTGGTTCTGCTGTGTGTGGTGCTGCTGGCGATAGTTACGCTCGTGGTCAAACAAGTCTACAGAGGAAAACGCTTGTTCA GGAAATCCCAACTGCACCCTGGTGGTTTCAATGCAAGTCCGCAGTTAAATG ATGTTCAGGGGCAGATTGAAACCATCGCTCCAAGAG GAGCTGCTCTCCACTCGTTTGAGTTCCAGTCCTGGTCAG GACTCTCGCCCATtcaggaagtggagaatcaAA ATGACATGGAAACATTACTGGATGGAAATGTTAATCACTGCTACACAG GTAATCTTCATCATCGCAGCCACTCGTCCCTGCCCAGCCTCACAGAGGAGCAGCCCCGCTGA
- the fam114a1 gene encoding protein NOXP20 isoform X2 has product MSQTAPSDPEPSTDPTTEPTPPPPQPLGTDSDPFQDIPAAITAPSAPPQPPLVPEKFIIPDSSEETPSDEPAAEIHSGEAQDERSEPAAEGRAIECDQPVSLEAEAEAAEQDVESSLQEKEKGWGGWGSWGKSLLSSATSTVGHSLTSVKVKAGEALRLHKTSVGEEAREEADGAEEKGEGGEGGGGGGEEIQETGASVPAESSSPNAAGRGVFSTITHAGKSVITGGLDALEFIGKKTMTVLAESDPGFKKTKTLMQKTASLSQMLKEAKEKERARLSSQSVSAPTAHYGILFDDYQGLSHLEALEILSNESEAKVQAFLSALLEEEQEEVKKELIFIKEIFIKPEEEEEGEVEGGGGETKDNGDQAADGEEFVSVLTELLFELHVAATPDKLNKARMRAHDWVSEVEQPVTTETVGKETQDQSGEEASPGENKKEEEKKAEEEQKGTEGEGKEIKGEKESDPRSVERVYLSSVGSLAEVTARSIEQLHKVAELILHGQEQEKAAREQAHILTRLTSAMCKEVDCLAKKFSDTLLLVGGQRKAEEVNPMVNSVLQEGDNSTNYIQNAFQLLLPILQISHIQSQHCQTSTETAAQIH; this is encoded by the exons ATGTCCCAGACTGCCCCATCAGACCCAGAACCCTCTACAGACCCCACTACAGagcccactcctcctcctcctcagcccctCGGCACCGACAGTGACCCCTTCCAGGATATCCCAGCAGCCATCACTGCCCCCTCAGCACCACCGCAGCCTCCTCTGGTCCCCGAGAAGTTCATCATCCCAGACTCCAGCGAGGAGACGCCCTCAGACGAACCGGCTGCTGAGATCCACTCAGGAGAGGCTCAGGATGAGCGATCGGAGCCGGCCGCAGAGGGCCGGGCGATCGAGTGTGATCAGCCGGTGAGCCTGGAGGCAGAGGCCgaggctgcagagcaggacGTGGAG AGCTCACtccaggagaaagagaaaggttGGGGAGGCTGGGGCTCGTGGGGAAAGTCTCTCCTCAGCAGTGCCACCTCCACAGTGG GTCACAGCCTGACCTCAGTTAAGGTGAAAGCAGGCGAGGCGCTCCGCCTCCACAAGACGTCTGTGGGCGAGGAGGCTCGAGAGGAGGCGGATGGAGCTGAGGAgaagggagaaggaggagaaggaggaggaggaggaggagaggaaatccAAGAAACTGGAGCGTCTGTCCCGGCAGAATCATCTTCACCCAACGCTGCCGGTCGGGGCGTCTTCTCCACTATCACACATGCA GGCAAGTCGGTGATCACTGGCGGTCTGGACGCCTTGGAGTTCATAGGAAAGAAAACCATGACTGTTCTTGCAGAGAGTGACCCAGgattcaaaaaaacaaagactctGATGCAGAAGACCGCTTCACTGAGTCAG ATGCTGAAGGAAGCCAAGGAGAAGGAGCGAGCTCGTCTGAGTAGCCAGTCCGTCAGCGCCCCCACCGCTCACTACGGCATTCTTTTTGATGACTACCAGGGTTTGTCGCACCTGGAGGCCCTGGAGATTCTCTCCAACGAGAGCGAGGCGAAG GTTCAAGCTTTTCTCTCCGCCCtgctggaagaggagcaggaggaggtgaagaaggagctgattTTCATCAAGGAGATTTTCATCAAgccagaagaagaggaggaaggagaggtagaaggaggaggcggagagacGAAGGATAACGGTGATCAAG CTGCTGACGGCGAGGAGTTTGTGAGCGTTCtcactgagctgctgtttgagCTTCATGTTGCTGCCACCCCAGACAAACTCAacaag GCTCGAATGAGGGCCCATGATTGGGTGAGCGAGGTGGAACAGCCTGTCACTACGGAGACAGTTGGCAAGGAAACGCAGGACCAGTCAGGAGAGGAGGCCTCGCCTGGAGAGAacaagaaagaggaggagaagaaagctgaagaggagcagaaggGAACGGAGGGCGAGGGGAAGGAGATtaaaggagagaaggagagcgaCCCCAGATCTGTGGAG CGTGTGTACCTGTCATCGGTGGGCAGTCTGGCAGAGGTGACTGCTCGCAGTATCGAACAACTCCACAAGGTGGCAGAGCTCATCCTCCACGGCCAGGAGCAGGAGAAAGCTGCCAGGGAGCAGGCTCACATCCTCACCAG GTTGACTTCTGCAATGTGTAAAGAGGTGGATTGTTTGGCGAAGAAGTTTTCTGACACACTGCTTCTTGTTGGG GGTCAGAGGAAAGCCGAGGAGGTGAATCCAATGGTGAATAGTGTCCTGCAAGAG GGGGACAACAGTACCAACTACATCCAGAATGcatttcagctgctcctgcCCATCCTGCagatctcccacatccagagcCAACACTGCCAAACCtccacagagacagcagcacagaTACACTAA
- the fam114a1 gene encoding protein NOXP20 isoform X1, translating into MSQTAPSDPEPSTDPTTEPTPPPPQPLGTDSDPFQDIPAAITAPSAPPQPPLVPEKFIIPDSSEETPSDEPAAEIHSGEAQDERSEPAAEGRAIECDQPVSLEAEAEAAEQDVESSLQEKEKGWGGWGSWGKSLLSSATSTVGHSLTSVKVKAGEALRLHKTSVGEEAREEADGAEEKGEGGEGGGGGGEEIQETGASVPAESSSPNAAGRGVFSTITHAGKSVITGGLDALEFIGKKTMTVLAESDPGFKKTKTLMQKTASLSQMLKEAKEKERARLSSQSVSAPTAHYGILFDDYQGLSHLEALEILSNESEAKVQAFLSALLEEEQEEVKKELIFIKEIFIKPEEEEEGEVEGGGGETKDNGDQGSQIHCSTPLSADGEEFVSVLTELLFELHVAATPDKLNKARMRAHDWVSEVEQPVTTETVGKETQDQSGEEASPGENKKEEEKKAEEEQKGTEGEGKEIKGEKESDPRSVERVYLSSVGSLAEVTARSIEQLHKVAELILHGQEQEKAAREQAHILTRLTSAMCKEVDCLAKKFSDTLLLVGGQRKAEEVNPMVNSVLQEGDNSTNYIQNAFQLLLPILQISHIQSQHCQTSTETAAQIH; encoded by the exons ATGTCCCAGACTGCCCCATCAGACCCAGAACCCTCTACAGACCCCACTACAGagcccactcctcctcctcctcagcccctCGGCACCGACAGTGACCCCTTCCAGGATATCCCAGCAGCCATCACTGCCCCCTCAGCACCACCGCAGCCTCCTCTGGTCCCCGAGAAGTTCATCATCCCAGACTCCAGCGAGGAGACGCCCTCAGACGAACCGGCTGCTGAGATCCACTCAGGAGAGGCTCAGGATGAGCGATCGGAGCCGGCCGCAGAGGGCCGGGCGATCGAGTGTGATCAGCCGGTGAGCCTGGAGGCAGAGGCCgaggctgcagagcaggacGTGGAG AGCTCACtccaggagaaagagaaaggttGGGGAGGCTGGGGCTCGTGGGGAAAGTCTCTCCTCAGCAGTGCCACCTCCACAGTGG GTCACAGCCTGACCTCAGTTAAGGTGAAAGCAGGCGAGGCGCTCCGCCTCCACAAGACGTCTGTGGGCGAGGAGGCTCGAGAGGAGGCGGATGGAGCTGAGGAgaagggagaaggaggagaaggaggaggaggaggaggagaggaaatccAAGAAACTGGAGCGTCTGTCCCGGCAGAATCATCTTCACCCAACGCTGCCGGTCGGGGCGTCTTCTCCACTATCACACATGCA GGCAAGTCGGTGATCACTGGCGGTCTGGACGCCTTGGAGTTCATAGGAAAGAAAACCATGACTGTTCTTGCAGAGAGTGACCCAGgattcaaaaaaacaaagactctGATGCAGAAGACCGCTTCACTGAGTCAG ATGCTGAAGGAAGCCAAGGAGAAGGAGCGAGCTCGTCTGAGTAGCCAGTCCGTCAGCGCCCCCACCGCTCACTACGGCATTCTTTTTGATGACTACCAGGGTTTGTCGCACCTGGAGGCCCTGGAGATTCTCTCCAACGAGAGCGAGGCGAAG GTTCAAGCTTTTCTCTCCGCCCtgctggaagaggagcaggaggaggtgaagaaggagctgattTTCATCAAGGAGATTTTCATCAAgccagaagaagaggaggaaggagaggtagaaggaggaggcggagagacGAAGGATAACGGTGATCAAGGTTCCCAAATACACTGTTCTACCCCGTTAT CTGCTGACGGCGAGGAGTTTGTGAGCGTTCtcactgagctgctgtttgagCTTCATGTTGCTGCCACCCCAGACAAACTCAacaag GCTCGAATGAGGGCCCATGATTGGGTGAGCGAGGTGGAACAGCCTGTCACTACGGAGACAGTTGGCAAGGAAACGCAGGACCAGTCAGGAGAGGAGGCCTCGCCTGGAGAGAacaagaaagaggaggagaagaaagctgaagaggagcagaaggGAACGGAGGGCGAGGGGAAGGAGATtaaaggagagaaggagagcgaCCCCAGATCTGTGGAG CGTGTGTACCTGTCATCGGTGGGCAGTCTGGCAGAGGTGACTGCTCGCAGTATCGAACAACTCCACAAGGTGGCAGAGCTCATCCTCCACGGCCAGGAGCAGGAGAAAGCTGCCAGGGAGCAGGCTCACATCCTCACCAG GTTGACTTCTGCAATGTGTAAAGAGGTGGATTGTTTGGCGAAGAAGTTTTCTGACACACTGCTTCTTGTTGGG GGTCAGAGGAAAGCCGAGGAGGTGAATCCAATGGTGAATAGTGTCCTGCAAGAG GGGGACAACAGTACCAACTACATCCAGAATGcatttcagctgctcctgcCCATCCTGCagatctcccacatccagagcCAACACTGCCAAACCtccacagagacagcagcacagaTACACTAA
- the LOC115391035 gene encoding uncharacterized protein LOC115391035 isoform X2: MCDSFQDADPEEWEQACAQENQNNTASDSPDDRADEKLSWFICETRDMNTGNISSDISSSAPQFQLEVSVELQLSDAETLNLTLFGRSSHNSLRLRPLDEEEEETGDDEGQKEAFFCCRPLLPSSESSNQSRCLLWLTNQTVLTATAKEKLPWKRTQKDEWKCQFRVVWLVLLCVVLLAIVTLVVKQVYRGKRLFRKSQLHPGGFNASPQLNDVQGQIETIAPRGAALHSFEFQSWSGLSPIQEVENQNDMETLLDGNVNHCYTGNLHHRSHSSLPSLTEEQPR, from the exons ATGTGTGATTCTTTCCAGGATGCAGATCCCGAGGAGTGGGAACAAGCCTGTGCTCAGGAAAATCAAAACAACACGGCATCAGACTCTCCAGATGACAGAGCTGATGAAAAACTGAGCTGGTTCATATGTGAAACACGTGACATGAACACAGGAAACATTTCCAGCGACATTTCATCCTCAG CACCACAGTTCCAGCTGGAGGTGTCAGTCGAGCTTCAGCTGAGTGACGCCGAGACCCTGAATCTCACCTTGTTTGGCCGCAGCAGCCACAACTCCTTACGCCTCCGTCCACtcgacgaggaggaagaggagacaggTGACGATGAAGGGCAGAAGGAGGCATTCTTCTGCTGCCGGCCTCTCCTGCCCTCCTCCGAGTCCTCCAATCAAAGTCGCTGTCTCCTTTGGCTCACCAATCAAACCGTTTTGACGGCTACAGCGAAGGAGAagctgccatggaaacggacccAGAAAG ATGAGTGGAAGTGTCAGTTCAGGGTGGTCTGGCTGGTTCTGCTGTGTGTGGTGCTGCTGGCGATAGTTACGCTCGTGGTCAAACAAGTCTACAGAGGAAAACGCTTGTTCA GGAAATCCCAACTGCACCCTGGTGGTTTCAATGCAAGTCCGCAGTTAAATG ATGTTCAGGGGCAGATTGAAACCATCGCTCCAAGAG GAGCTGCTCTCCACTCGTTTGAGTTCCAGTCCTGGTCAG GACTCTCGCCCATtcaggaagtggagaatcaAA ATGACATGGAAACATTACTGGATGGAAATGTTAATCACTGCTACACAG GTAATCTTCATCATCGCAGCCACTCGTCCCTGCCCAGCCTCACAGAGGAGCAGCCCCGCTGA
- the LOC115391035 gene encoding uncharacterized protein LOC115391035 isoform X3 has product MNTGNISSDISSSAPQFQLEVSVELQLSDAETLNLTLFGRSSHNSLRLRPLDEEEEETGDDEGQKEAFFCCRPLLPSSESSNQSRCLLWLTNQTVLTATAKEKLPWKRTQKDEWKCQFRVVWLVLLCVVLLAIVTLVVKQVYRGKRLFRKSQLHPGGFNASPQLNDVQGQIETIAPRGAALHSFEFQSWSGLSPIQEVENQNDMETLLDGNVNHCYTGNLHHRSHSSLPSLTEEQPR; this is encoded by the exons ATGAACACAGGAAACATTTCCAGCGACATTTCATCCTCAG CACCACAGTTCCAGCTGGAGGTGTCAGTCGAGCTTCAGCTGAGTGACGCCGAGACCCTGAATCTCACCTTGTTTGGCCGCAGCAGCCACAACTCCTTACGCCTCCGTCCACtcgacgaggaggaagaggagacaggTGACGATGAAGGGCAGAAGGAGGCATTCTTCTGCTGCCGGCCTCTCCTGCCCTCCTCCGAGTCCTCCAATCAAAGTCGCTGTCTCCTTTGGCTCACCAATCAAACCGTTTTGACGGCTACAGCGAAGGAGAagctgccatggaaacggacccAGAAAG ATGAGTGGAAGTGTCAGTTCAGGGTGGTCTGGCTGGTTCTGCTGTGTGTGGTGCTGCTGGCGATAGTTACGCTCGTGGTCAAACAAGTCTACAGAGGAAAACGCTTGTTCA GGAAATCCCAACTGCACCCTGGTGGTTTCAATGCAAGTCCGCAGTTAAATG ATGTTCAGGGGCAGATTGAAACCATCGCTCCAAGAG GAGCTGCTCTCCACTCGTTTGAGTTCCAGTCCTGGTCAG GACTCTCGCCCATtcaggaagtggagaatcaAA ATGACATGGAAACATTACTGGATGGAAATGTTAATCACTGCTACACAG GTAATCTTCATCATCGCAGCCACTCGTCCCTGCCCAGCCTCACAGAGGAGCAGCCCCGCTGA
- the fam114a1 gene encoding protein NOXP20 isoform X3 produces MSQTAPSDPEPSTDPTTEPTPPPPQPLGTDSDPFQDIPAAITAPSAPPQPPLVPEKFIIPDSSEETPSDEPAAEIHSGEAQDERSEPAAEGRAIECDQPVSLEAEAEAAEQDVESSLQEKEKGWGGWGSWGKSLLSSATSTVGHSLTSVKVKAGEALRLHKTSVGEEAREEADGAEEKGEGGEGGGGGGEEIQETGASVPAESSSPNAAGRGVFSTITHAGKSVITGGLDALEFIGKKTMTVLAESDPGFKKTKTLMQKTASLSQMLKEAKEKERARLSSQSVSAPTAHYGILFDDYQGLSHLEALEILSNESEAKVQAFLSALLEEEQEEVKKELIFIKEIFIKPEEEEEGEVEGGGGETKDNAADGEEFVSVLTELLFELHVAATPDKLNKARMRAHDWVSEVEQPVTTETVGKETQDQSGEEASPGENKKEEEKKAEEEQKGTEGEGKEIKGEKESDPRSVERVYLSSVGSLAEVTARSIEQLHKVAELILHGQEQEKAAREQAHILTRLTSAMCKEVDCLAKKFSDTLLLVGGQRKAEEVNPMVNSVLQEGDNSTNYIQNAFQLLLPILQISHIQSQHCQTSTETAAQIH; encoded by the exons ATGTCCCAGACTGCCCCATCAGACCCAGAACCCTCTACAGACCCCACTACAGagcccactcctcctcctcctcagcccctCGGCACCGACAGTGACCCCTTCCAGGATATCCCAGCAGCCATCACTGCCCCCTCAGCACCACCGCAGCCTCCTCTGGTCCCCGAGAAGTTCATCATCCCAGACTCCAGCGAGGAGACGCCCTCAGACGAACCGGCTGCTGAGATCCACTCAGGAGAGGCTCAGGATGAGCGATCGGAGCCGGCCGCAGAGGGCCGGGCGATCGAGTGTGATCAGCCGGTGAGCCTGGAGGCAGAGGCCgaggctgcagagcaggacGTGGAG AGCTCACtccaggagaaagagaaaggttGGGGAGGCTGGGGCTCGTGGGGAAAGTCTCTCCTCAGCAGTGCCACCTCCACAGTGG GTCACAGCCTGACCTCAGTTAAGGTGAAAGCAGGCGAGGCGCTCCGCCTCCACAAGACGTCTGTGGGCGAGGAGGCTCGAGAGGAGGCGGATGGAGCTGAGGAgaagggagaaggaggagaaggaggaggaggaggaggagaggaaatccAAGAAACTGGAGCGTCTGTCCCGGCAGAATCATCTTCACCCAACGCTGCCGGTCGGGGCGTCTTCTCCACTATCACACATGCA GGCAAGTCGGTGATCACTGGCGGTCTGGACGCCTTGGAGTTCATAGGAAAGAAAACCATGACTGTTCTTGCAGAGAGTGACCCAGgattcaaaaaaacaaagactctGATGCAGAAGACCGCTTCACTGAGTCAG ATGCTGAAGGAAGCCAAGGAGAAGGAGCGAGCTCGTCTGAGTAGCCAGTCCGTCAGCGCCCCCACCGCTCACTACGGCATTCTTTTTGATGACTACCAGGGTTTGTCGCACCTGGAGGCCCTGGAGATTCTCTCCAACGAGAGCGAGGCGAAG GTTCAAGCTTTTCTCTCCGCCCtgctggaagaggagcaggaggaggtgaagaaggagctgattTTCATCAAGGAGATTTTCATCAAgccagaagaagaggaggaaggagaggtagaaggaggaggcggagagacGAAGGATAACG CTGCTGACGGCGAGGAGTTTGTGAGCGTTCtcactgagctgctgtttgagCTTCATGTTGCTGCCACCCCAGACAAACTCAacaag GCTCGAATGAGGGCCCATGATTGGGTGAGCGAGGTGGAACAGCCTGTCACTACGGAGACAGTTGGCAAGGAAACGCAGGACCAGTCAGGAGAGGAGGCCTCGCCTGGAGAGAacaagaaagaggaggagaagaaagctgaagaggagcagaaggGAACGGAGGGCGAGGGGAAGGAGATtaaaggagagaaggagagcgaCCCCAGATCTGTGGAG CGTGTGTACCTGTCATCGGTGGGCAGTCTGGCAGAGGTGACTGCTCGCAGTATCGAACAACTCCACAAGGTGGCAGAGCTCATCCTCCACGGCCAGGAGCAGGAGAAAGCTGCCAGGGAGCAGGCTCACATCCTCACCAG GTTGACTTCTGCAATGTGTAAAGAGGTGGATTGTTTGGCGAAGAAGTTTTCTGACACACTGCTTCTTGTTGGG GGTCAGAGGAAAGCCGAGGAGGTGAATCCAATGGTGAATAGTGTCCTGCAAGAG GGGGACAACAGTACCAACTACATCCAGAATGcatttcagctgctcctgcCCATCCTGCagatctcccacatccagagcCAACACTGCCAAACCtccacagagacagcagcacagaTACACTAA